Proteins encoded by one window of Musa acuminata AAA Group cultivar baxijiao chromosome BXJ2-9, Cavendish_Baxijiao_AAA, whole genome shotgun sequence:
- the LOC135623996 gene encoding 4-coumarate--CoA ligase-like 5, whose product MVIQFFDNGFVGVEEANGPAFDSSGWLKTGDLCYFDGDGILFVLDRLKELIKYKAYQVPPAELDHQLQSLPGVADAAVVPYVPTSVATYKKKIRRVGFANSIPKTASAKILRSQPRNHVETVKWQTTYDTVPCILCHLYGI is encoded by the exons ATGGTGATTCAGTTTTTCGACAACG GTTTTGTGGGGGTTGAGGAAGCCAATGGGCCGGCTTTCGACTCCAGCGGCTGGCTGAAGACCGGCGATCTCTGCTACTTCGACGGCGATGGGATCCTGTTCGTGCTGGACAGGTTGAAGGAGCTGATCAAGTACAAAGCCTACCAG GTTCCACCGGCGGAGTTGGACCACCAGCTACAGTCGCTACCAGGAGTCGCTGATGCTGCTGTGGTTCCGTACGTCCCTACCAGC GTAGCAACATACAAGAAGAAGATTCGCAGAGTTGGGTTCGCGAACTCGATTCCCAAAACAGCGTCCGCGAAGATCCTGAGGTCCCAACCGCGCAACCATGTCGAGACTGTTAAGTGGCAGACTACGTACGACACAGTCCCATGCATCTTATGCCATCTCTATGGAATATGA
- the LOC135622730 gene encoding furostanol glycoside 26-O-beta-glucosidase-like, with amino-acid sequence MALLCVPLNKGTLGSLGLPMVSQYGWVSGVGKARVQPCHGRRTLSPILCSVQGNGNVAVKPPATLPAHVTLGRSSFPPDFAFGAASAAYQVEGAWNEGGREPSIWDTFTHVHPDKIADKKNGDVATDSYRRYKDDIEIMKNMGVDSYRFSISWSRILPKGTIEGGINQEGIKYYNNLINELLKNGIKPYVTLFHWDVPQALEDAYGGFLSSKIVNDFKNFASVCFQNFGDRVKHWITLNEPWSFSSMGYSLGKHAPARCTPVLGCPVVGDSLKEPYIVTHNLILAHAAAATLYKKEFKETQKGEVGITLVSMWYVPYSASHQDIEAANRAIDFMLGWYMDPLVYGDYPFIMRALVQDRLPFFTDDEAEMIKGSYDFIGINYYTSRYAKATPMSPNYTPILSITDSYAEQLDSKDNVPIGELQGSWIYVYPRGMKELLLHMKNRYQNPNIYITENGTCEVDIPKQPLDEALEDQFRIDYLSCHLAEVRQAIRQGVCVKGYFAWALTDNFEWENGYTERFGLNYIDYDNNLNRHLKSSAHWYTRFLHS; translated from the exons ATGGCTCTCCTTTGTGTTCCTCTGAACAAAGGAACCCTGGGTTCTCTTGGACTCCCCATGGTAAGCCAATATGGATGGGTGAGTGGCGTAGGGAAGGCCAGGGTGCAACCTTGCCATGGCAGGCGAACCCTCTCACCCATCCTGTGTTCTGTTCAAGGGAATGGCAATGTGGCTGTCAAGCCCCCAGCAACACTCCCTGCTCATGTCACTTTGGGGAGAAGCAGCTTCCCCCCTGACTTTGCCTTTGGCGCTGCCTCTGCTGCTTaccag GTGGAAGGAGCATGGAATGAAGGAGGAAGGGAACCAAGTATATGGGACACTTTTACCCATGTCCATCCAG ATAAAATTGCAGACAAGAAAAATGGGGACGTAGCGACTGATTCCTATCGCAGgtacaaa GATGATATTGAGATTATGAAGAATATGGGCGTGGATTCTTATAGGTTTTCCATTTCTTGGTCAAGAATCTTACCAA AGGGCACAATAGAAGGTGGCATAAACCAAGAAGGAATCAAGTACTACAATAATCTCATCAATGAACTCCTCAAAAATG GTATCAAACCCTATGTGACTCTCTTCCATTGGGATGTGCCACAAGCATTGGAAGATGCATATGGAGGTTTCTTGAGTAGTAAGATAGT GAATGACTTCAAAAACTTTGCAAGTGTATGCTTTCAAAATTTTGGTGACAGAGTGAAGCATTGGATCACATTAAATGAGCCATGGTCTTTTAGTAGCATGGGGTACTCCCTTGGCAAACATGCACCAGCGAGATGTACTCCAGTCTTAGGATGCCCAGTAGTGGGTGATTCCTTGAAAGAACCTTACATTGTTACTCACAACCTCATCTTAGCTCATGCAGCTGCTGCTACTTTGTACAAGAAAGAATTTAAG GAAACTCAAAAAGGTGAAGTAGGAATAACGCTTGTGAGCATGTGGTACGTACCATACTCCGCATCTCATCAAGATATTGAAGCAGCCAATAGAGCTATTGACTTCATGCTTGGTTG GTATATGGATCCTTTAGTTTATGGAGACTATCCTTTTATTATGAGGGCATTAGTTCAAGATAGGCTCCCATTTTTCACGGACGATGAGGCAGAGATGATCAAAGGCTCGTATGATTTCATCGGGATTAACTATTACACTTCAAGATATGCAAAGGCAACACCGATGTCTCCAAACTACACACCTATCCTCAGTATTACTGATTCATATGCTGAGCAACTTG ATTCTAAAGATAATGTCCCAATCGGAGAACTC CAAGGCTCTTGGATATATGTTTATCCTCGTGGTATGAAAGAACTTTTACTACATATGAAGAATAGATATCAAAATCCAAATATTTACATTACTGAGAACG GAACATGTGAGGTGGATATCCCAAAACAGCCTTTGGACGAAGCATTGGAGGATCAATTCAGAATAGATTATCTTTCTTGTCATCTAGCTGAGGTTCGACAAGCCATTCG ACAGGGAGTATGTGTAAAAGGGTACTTTGCATGGGCTCTGACAGACAACTTTGAATGGGAGAATGGGTACACCGAACGTTTCGGGCTCAACTACATTGACTATGACAACAATCTCAATCGCCACCTCAAGTCATCTGCCCACTGGTACACTCGGTTCCTTCACTCCTAA